One segment of Pontibacter akesuensis DNA contains the following:
- a CDS encoding PAS domain S-box protein yields MKTNKQSGNSRHQLTIRSLGVSFLLLVVVLVGVCLYSYIRANQVRNEYSNNVFRTYKQLELVNELLNNKEQTQTLLQLHLLADSAATKNSLRQEVAVITMENEAILLELDAIIVDTARRQLLKELVEERRQYKMQADSLLTLSDMKLTAEAQSYAKGTLAPFYSSHQLKLVKLSDGIASSSRKRTQEAISGFSSIVDDYALLLLLAISASVWAAFVLSKVFKRLHQENNTLNEEVNERKELQQALEDSQMQYKRLFNRNPVPMWVYDQSSLRFLEVNKAAVQEYGYTREEFMGMTLLDIRPEEEVEKLMQRMHSIDKASDAGSKGYIHKHKDGHLFKVELKSHALPRQNGIYPRLVVAVNVQEREQAMEQMEKSARQLHEVSSSLPGAVFQFQMGPDHSTSFPYVSEGITNLCGVAPAEVYQDPSILFSNLHPDDLPTVHQSILDSYLNLTPWIAELRVWKPDLNKYGWVRGHSLPTCKGKGTVTWNGTFIDISGQKEAQEQLTRNEANLRALLDSSPQAIYLLDTQRRIVAFNAVAQEEVQRLSLQELATGQDILDIIDPEQQGQFRDNHAKAMQGLTIQYEQGTGGFWHEITFKPVFDGKGQVINVTLSVYNRTDQKRAIETIKRNETQLAKAQRLAKIGSWEYDLQKDVLTMSRTLYDLCGFAYPDFVPTLRSLAPFLHPGDSQATLKLVADIACGKEDLTYEHRIILQDGSTKYLYHITETICDEEGNPVLVTGTTQDITDRKLAERDVTEAKNLLQSTIENIPEVIFSTDTDFVMTYMSPQCRDVTGYSEESFIGNKLIWQNIIYSADKEVLLQEVLPKVLAGQQQQHEARIVTPDAGIKWVLLRLSPKKNENGSVVRIDGAASDITQNKETEAKRLKLTEQLLKQNQNLQQFAYIVSHNMRAPIANLLGLVSIYNRQTPQIPTNNLVIDNIVTSAQLLDTTIRDLNDLLTMRSEAEAAQEQVCFQELADDVLASLKPEIEACGACITYSFDLAPSTVAVRSYVHSILYNLVSNAIKFRKPDQKLIVSINTYEVNNYLCLSIRDNGLGIDLEKQNGKVFGLYKRFHHKIEGKGIGLHLVKTQAELLGGKVEVESQPSMGTTFYVYLKLQKYHEHLKESSFN; encoded by the coding sequence TTGAAAACGAACAAACAAAGCGGCAACAGCAGGCACCAACTGACCATACGCTCTCTAGGTGTTTCTTTCCTGCTATTGGTAGTGGTGCTCGTAGGCGTTTGCCTTTATTCTTACATACGGGCAAACCAGGTGCGAAACGAGTACAGTAACAACGTGTTCCGCACCTATAAGCAGCTGGAGCTCGTCAATGAGCTGCTTAATAACAAGGAGCAAACACAGACCTTGCTCCAACTGCACCTGCTTGCCGACAGCGCCGCCACTAAAAACAGCTTGCGCCAGGAGGTAGCCGTTATAACCATGGAAAATGAGGCCATTCTCCTCGAACTGGACGCTATAATTGTAGATACGGCCCGCAGACAGCTACTAAAAGAGCTTGTAGAAGAGCGCAGGCAATACAAAATGCAGGCAGATAGTCTGCTCACGCTCAGCGACATGAAGTTGACTGCAGAAGCGCAATCCTATGCAAAGGGCACACTTGCTCCTTTTTACAGCAGTCACCAGTTAAAGTTAGTAAAGCTTAGCGATGGCATTGCCAGCTCCTCCAGAAAGCGCACACAGGAGGCAATTTCCGGGTTTTCGTCTATTGTTGATGACTATGCCTTACTGCTGTTGCTGGCCATTTCCGCCTCGGTGTGGGCCGCTTTTGTGCTGTCCAAGGTTTTCAAGCGACTGCACCAGGAAAACAACACCCTGAATGAGGAGGTAAACGAGCGTAAGGAGCTGCAGCAGGCACTCGAGGATAGCCAGATGCAGTACAAGCGGCTATTTAACAGAAACCCGGTGCCCATGTGGGTCTATGACCAAAGCTCCCTCCGCTTTTTAGAGGTAAACAAGGCGGCGGTGCAGGAGTATGGCTATACCCGGGAGGAATTTATGGGCATGACGCTGCTCGATATAAGGCCTGAGGAAGAGGTTGAAAAACTTATGCAGCGCATGCATTCTATCGATAAAGCCTCTGATGCCGGCAGCAAAGGTTACATCCACAAGCACAAAGATGGGCATTTGTTTAAGGTAGAGCTGAAATCGCACGCTCTGCCGAGGCAGAACGGCATATATCCAAGGCTGGTGGTGGCTGTGAATGTGCAGGAGAGAGAGCAGGCTATGGAACAGATGGAAAAAAGTGCCAGACAGCTTCACGAGGTTAGTTCCAGCTTGCCCGGTGCTGTGTTCCAGTTTCAGATGGGCCCTGATCATTCCACCAGCTTTCCATACGTGAGCGAGGGCATCACCAATTTATGTGGCGTGGCGCCGGCAGAGGTTTACCAGGACCCTTCGATTCTTTTCAGTAACCTGCACCCGGACGACCTGCCAACTGTACATCAGTCCATCCTCGATTCATACCTGAACCTGACCCCCTGGATAGCAGAGTTACGCGTTTGGAAACCTGACCTGAACAAGTATGGATGGGTGCGTGGGCACAGCCTGCCTACCTGCAAGGGCAAGGGTACCGTCACCTGGAACGGAACTTTTATTGATATTTCCGGCCAGAAAGAGGCGCAGGAGCAGCTTACCCGCAACGAGGCAAACCTGCGCGCACTGCTCGACAGCTCACCTCAGGCGATCTACCTGCTGGATACCCAACGACGTATCGTTGCCTTCAATGCAGTGGCACAGGAAGAAGTGCAGCGGCTTTCGCTCCAGGAGTTGGCCACAGGCCAGGACATATTGGACATCATTGACCCTGAACAGCAGGGGCAGTTCCGCGACAACCATGCAAAGGCCATGCAGGGCCTGACGATCCAGTATGAGCAGGGAACCGGTGGTTTCTGGCACGAGATCACCTTCAAGCCTGTTTTTGATGGCAAGGGCCAGGTAATCAACGTAACGCTTAGTGTCTACAACCGGACAGATCAAAAAAGGGCCATTGAGACCATCAAAAGAAATGAAACGCAGTTGGCCAAGGCCCAGCGTCTCGCCAAAATTGGCAGTTGGGAGTATGATCTGCAGAAAGACGTGCTCACCATGTCCCGAACGCTCTACGATCTCTGCGGCTTTGCATATCCCGACTTTGTTCCGACGCTGCGCAGTCTGGCTCCGTTCCTGCACCCCGGGGACAGCCAGGCCACCCTTAAACTTGTAGCCGACATTGCCTGTGGCAAGGAAGACCTGACGTATGAGCACCGGATTATCCTGCAGGATGGCAGCACCAAATACCTGTACCACATCACCGAAACAATTTGCGACGAGGAAGGGAACCCTGTACTCGTAACAGGCACTACTCAGGACATTACGGACAGGAAACTTGCAGAGCGGGACGTAACAGAGGCCAAAAACCTACTGCAGTCAACGATAGAAAATATCCCTGAGGTTATCTTCTCCACCGATACGGATTTTGTCATGACCTACATGAGTCCGCAATGCCGTGATGTGACCGGTTATTCCGAAGAGAGCTTTATCGGTAACAAGCTAATATGGCAAAACATAATATACAGTGCCGACAAAGAGGTGCTGCTGCAGGAAGTGCTGCCAAAGGTGCTGGCAGGCCAGCAACAGCAGCATGAGGCAAGAATCGTAACCCCTGACGCAGGCATCAAATGGGTGCTGTTGCGCCTGTCGCCCAAGAAAAATGAGAACGGCAGTGTAGTACGAATAGACGGTGCCGCATCAGATATCACTCAAAACAAGGAGACTGAGGCCAAGCGACTAAAGCTGACAGAGCAGTTGCTCAAGCAGAACCAGAACCTGCAGCAGTTCGCCTATATTGTGTCGCACAACATGCGGGCACCAATTGCCAACCTGCTTGGCCTTGTCTCGATTTACAACAGGCAAACTCCCCAGATACCTACCAACAACCTGGTTATCGACAACATTGTAACCTCAGCTCAGCTGCTTGACACTACAATCCGTGACCTGAACGACCTGCTCACCATGCGCAGTGAGGCTGAGGCCGCACAGGAGCAGGTTTGCTTTCAGGAGTTGGCAGACGATGTGCTGGCCTCCCTGAAACCGGAGATAGAGGCCTGCGGAGCATGCATCACGTATTCTTTTGATCTGGCACCAAGCACCGTGGCTGTTCGCAGCTATGTGCACAGCATCCTGTACAACCTGGTATCCAACGCGATTAAATTCAGAAAGCCTGATCAAAAATTAATCGTCAGCATTAATACTTATGAGGTAAACAATTATCTTTGCCTCAGCATTCGGGATAATGGTTTGGGTATAGACCTTGAGAAGCAGAACGGAAAAGTATTCGGGCTGTACAAGCGGTTCCACCACAAGATTGAAGGCAAAGGCATAGGGTTACACCTTGTAAAGACACAGGCGGAATTACTGGGAGGAAAAGTTGAAGTTGAGAGCCAGCCTTCGATGGGGACTACCTTCTATGTATACCTTAAACTACAGAAGTACCATGAGCACCTTAAAGAAAGTAGTTTTAATTGA